Proteins from one Bradyrhizobium amphicarpaeae genomic window:
- a CDS encoding DUF2798 domain-containing protein has protein sequence MLGIPRRYSHFVFGIIQSGLTSLVASGIASLPAGSAMSFVAHWMVSWLIAWAAMLPIVLLAAPAIRAFSLLLTQEERDPRTPGRHEKAPPGECQTGQRVIGG, from the coding sequence ATGCTCGGCATTCCCCGCCGCTACAGTCATTTCGTCTTCGGAATCATCCAGTCCGGACTGACTTCTCTGGTCGCGTCGGGAATTGCGAGCCTGCCAGCAGGCAGCGCGATGAGCTTCGTCGCGCACTGGATGGTGTCGTGGCTGATCGCATGGGCCGCGATGCTGCCGATCGTGCTGCTGGCCGCGCCCGCGATCCGCGCCTTCTCGCTGCTGCTGACGCAGGAGGAGAGGGATCCCCGAACGCCCGGCAGGCATGAAAAGGCCCCGCCTGGCGAGTGCCAGACGGGGCAGAGAGTTATTGGAGGCTGA
- a CDS encoding DUF6894 family protein, which translates to MPLYFFRIRNGSYSGCADQATEFADRNSAWKEMTNVCADMTAGIARKLQENSEWHMELLDETKEPVFRIRIVAETLD; encoded by the coding sequence ATGCCGCTGTATTTCTTTCGAATCCGGAATGGAAGTTACTCGGGCTGCGCGGACCAGGCGACGGAGTTCGCCGATCGCAATTCGGCCTGGAAAGAAATGACCAATGTCTGCGCCGACATGACCGCCGGCATTGCCCGCAAGCTCCAGGAAAATTCCGAGTGGCACATGGAACTGCTGGACGAGACCAAGGAGCCCGTGTTCCGGATCCGCATCGTTGCCGAAACCCTCGACTAG
- a CDS encoding PaaI family thioesterase: MQMQPDAEFGLADARRILGEVFAPWVQDLNLTVERLEHAPPADAPDWQPGALLRMPFSERLCRNGGIVCGQALMALADTAMVIAILAANRGYRPMTTVDQTTHFMRAVSSSDVLADARVVRLGRTMSFGRVTLLSAADNKPVAMVSSAFAMLPG, from the coding sequence ATGCAAATGCAGCCAGACGCCGAATTCGGCCTCGCCGACGCCAGACGCATCCTCGGCGAGGTTTTTGCCCCCTGGGTCCAGGATCTCAACCTCACCGTCGAGCGCCTCGAGCACGCGCCGCCGGCGGATGCGCCGGACTGGCAGCCGGGCGCGCTGCTGCGCATGCCGTTTTCCGAGCGGTTGTGCCGGAACGGCGGCATCGTCTGCGGCCAGGCCCTGATGGCGCTCGCCGACACCGCGATGGTGATCGCGATCCTGGCGGCCAATCGCGGCTACCGCCCCATGACCACGGTCGACCAGACCACGCATTTCATGCGCGCAGTGTCCTCATCGGACGTGCTGGCGGACGCCCGCGTGGTACGGCTCGGGCGCACCATGAGCTTTGGCCGCGTCACGCTGCTCTCGGCCGCCGACAACAAGCCGGTCGCGATGGTATCGAGCGCGTTCGCGATGTTGCCGGGCTGA
- a CDS encoding HdeA family protein yields MKTTLSLLLAAAFSLSSMPAHAVKWDLSTMSCKQFLESGEDNIQVVLTWMDGWYKGDEDNAIIDTDVFIENAKKFGAYCGKNPTASIVTAADEVLGK; encoded by the coding sequence ATGAAGACCACGCTTTCGCTTCTGCTCGCCGCCGCGTTCTCGCTGTCGTCGATGCCCGCCCACGCCGTCAAGTGGGACCTCTCGACCATGAGCTGCAAGCAGTTCCTCGAGAGCGGCGAGGACAACATCCAGGTCGTGTTGACCTGGATGGACGGCTGGTACAAGGGCGACGAGGACAACGCGATCATCGACACCGACGTGTTCATCGAGAACGCCAAGAAGTTCGGTGCCTATTGCGGAAAGAATCCGACCGCCAGCATCGTCACCGCGGCCGACGAAGTGCTCGGCAAGTAA
- a CDS encoding PilZ domain-containing protein: MIEKRAAQRHRVFKGGTITFENGGIPCTVRNMSAGGAAIDLDTPVTLPQSFTLSIAHDDLVRNCRTVWRSDKRVGLAFVQ, from the coding sequence ATGATCGAGAAACGTGCAGCGCAGCGTCACCGTGTTTTCAAGGGTGGAACGATCACCTTTGAAAACGGCGGTATTCCCTGCACCGTGCGAAACATGTCGGCGGGCGGCGCGGCGATAGACCTCGACACCCCCGTCACATTGCCGCAATCGTTCACGCTATCGATCGCGCACGACGATCTCGTCCGGAATTGTCGCACAGTTTGGCGCAGTGACAAGCGCGTCGGCCTCGCCTTCGTGCAATAG
- a CDS encoding carboxymuconolactone decarboxylase family protein encodes MDKNYVDITRNISANLKKLRSDIPDTMKGFSALAQAATRDGALDKKTKELMALALGVAAHCDGCIGFHTEALVKLGATREEIEETLGMAVYMGGGPSLMYAADAIAAYDQFQQQTASS; translated from the coding sequence ATGGACAAGAACTACGTCGACATCACCAGGAACATCTCGGCCAATCTGAAGAAGCTGCGAAGCGACATTCCCGACACCATGAAGGGATTTTCCGCACTCGCCCAGGCCGCCACGCGGGACGGCGCGTTGGACAAGAAGACCAAGGAGCTGATGGCGCTGGCACTCGGCGTCGCCGCGCATTGCGACGGCTGCATCGGCTTCCACACCGAAGCGCTGGTCAAGCTCGGTGCGACACGCGAAGAGATCGAGGAGACGCTCGGCATGGCCGTCTATATGGGCGGCGGACCGTCGCTGATGTACGCAGCCGATGCGATCGCGGCGTACGATCAGTTCCAGCAGCAGACTGCTTCCAGTTGA